The Bactrocera dorsalis isolate Fly_Bdor unplaced genomic scaffold, ASM2337382v1 BdCtg268, whole genome shotgun sequence nucleotide sequence CCTATACCCTTGGCTGCGCTCCAACGTATATCACTACCACCACTGCGCAATGCTTGTAACAATTCCTCTATTACTTCCTCGATGGCATCTGGCACAATGATTTCTTCGCCATCACCATCTGCATTATCGGTATCGGGTTCATTTCCGCTGGCGCTTTCATTAGCCGCGGCATTTGTTGACTTATTCAAATTCATAGCCAAGGAACGCGTGcctgtaatttaattttagtgtaatttttatatgttatttCTTGTAAGGTTAtctatttctatataaataccACGCTTGTATCGCCAGCCTGCCAACCGTGGCTTCAAGTACACCAAACCAATGCGCTGCACAATCTTTATGTAGCActtgtatttcaaaaaatcattactATCTTTATATTGCAGTCCAACAAtccatttcaacaatttatcaGCGTATGGCAGCAAATCTTCGCGTTTGCCATGCTTCAAAATAGCAGAAACGGCAGCTAATTCACCGAATTTAGCATCGCCAGTTTCCGATTGATGTTGGCTCATTACCCAGTCCAAGTAACGTTCCAAATAAATATCCTTAATATCAGCACGCACTAAATATTTGGCAGCCAAATATGCGGCTATATTGCTACATGTGTCATTTGTGGCTGAATATAATTGACAGAGATCAAAAATCCGTTCCATTTTCGATTTGCTGTGCACATTTGTATGATTCAGCATTTGCGTAGTATCAATGCAGTTACCAGACGAAGCTGGCTCGCTAGGCTTAGTGGCGTAAGCATCTAAACGTGACATATGAAAGGGATTCAAAACCAATATAGACATCCAAAGCAACAGCATATACCGTGTTTCCCAGTGGTTATATTCATTGGGATTTTGACGTTCGAGCATTTCCAAAGCAAATTCGAGATCGGTCAATTCATGTGGTAAAAACTTTACCAATACTTTGTATGTGCGTACTTtagtaataatatacatatatttgaaggCGGCATGAATTTCGCCTTCCGACAACGCCCTATTATGAACTTTCGCTAATAACCGCTCCAATAATACATTCAAGTGCGGATCCAGTAAATGTGGTTGTTCTTGATATCTAAAGCATATGAGACATgtgcattattattttatgtcaCCTGCAGTAAATAAGTATGTGCATTGAATGTACCTCGATAAAATTTCTGTGTACTGCTCATAGTCTTTTTCAAAGCCTGGCGCATCGCAAGCTTTCATACAATCGATCATTTCGAGTACTTGCTCCAATTCCGTAAACTGTTCAAGCGTATTGGAGGGACCTTCATCGTCCTTCAGTTCTTCGCATTGTAGCATTTTTAGACAGTAGTTATTCGACtcttttacttaaaatttttggcaatttttctatattttctcaACAGCCGGTTGCTGAGTGTGTTGCTTATGTTTTTTCTGATCTACGTAAATTTATAGacttgctttgttgttgctttgcatGTGTTTATTTCAGTTGTTCTTGTTGGAGTTTTGTTGACTACATTTCATTCCCAAACATTGCACGACCAGATGACACATCAATATATCccaataaacatttataaagaGACTTTCTTTTGAAACGGCatggaaataaaaatgttaaaatattaaaaaagatttcAGTGTTGGGTAAcgccaaaaattatttcgagACCAAAAGGCGGTCAAATTTAGGCAACATaccattattgaaattttttaattttaacgaaaatattaatacttccaacaaacaaaaaaacactttattaagaatatatgtataataaaaacttataaacattgaattttaagcaaaataaataatatattaaagaatttattaatccataattttaaatttatgtagtGTTGTctatttttcacttttgattACTACCTGCGGTACACCCTGTCTACCTGCTCTCTGTGTTCGATCCCACCTCGTCTGGCAGTATAAAAGAATCGTCAGCTACACAATTATTGCAGAAGGAGTTGTGAACACGAAAAGTGTAAAGCTATAAAATTTCAGAGTTATTTTTACAACTTCTCAACAAAATTTATCAATCGAAACAAATTATTTAGTGAGTACGTCGTAGTGTTGAAGTGAAGATGGAAGCAGCGCCAACCGCTGAGTTAGTTTATCAGGGTATATGTACTCTTTTTCACAATAGTAATCccaaagaaaaggaaaaggCCAACAAATGGCTGGAGGATTTTCAGAAGTCGGTGAGTTATCTATTAAATTCAAAGCAGaactttatacaatatattcgaAATTATTTCTTAACAAATGTCATAATTGCAGATATATTCATGGACAATTGCGGACGAACTGCTGCAGCAGAAACGCGATTTGCATTCGTGTTATTTTGCAGCGCAGACGATGcgtaacaaaattcaaaattcgttCAATGAACTCCCACCTTCATCACATGAATCCCTGCGCGATTCATTAATTGTACACATCGGACAAATAACAAATGATACCGATGCAGTAATTGTAACACAGCTTAGTCTCGCCGTTGCTGACTTGGCACTATTAATGGCAGCTTGGAAGCAGCCAATTATCGATTTATTAGAACTATTATCGCCTCAAGCACAATCCGTATGGCCACTACTAGAGATACTAACACTATTACCAGAGGAGATAGATTCGCGATATTTGCGTTTAGGCTCGAATCGTCGGGAGGAGATTCATAAACAATTAGATGCTGCTGCGCCCAAAGTACTcgaatttctatgtatttgtttacaacGCAGTGATGGACATCAGGAACGACTTTTGAACTGTACCCTACGCTGTTTCAGCGCATGGGTCGCCGTGCAAGCAATACCCATGCATCATTTCACAGAGAATCCAGTGGGACAAAAAGTTTTCCAGCTTTTAAGTAGTGCAGAAACCTCAAGAAAATTACATGATACATGTACAGAATGTTTGTGCGCCCTACTTAGCTGCCTTGAAGCTAGTACCAGCCGTTATAAGCTGGATCCGACAATTGAAgcacaaatttttaatgcaGTGTGTTCCTTAGAAACGGCTTATCACATTAGTGTGGCACATGAAGATATCGATAAGACAATGAATTATTGTCGCATATTTACAGTTTTATGTGAGGCTTTCTTTTACGAAATGCTTTCAAACGAAGAAGTGCCACATTATTCAATTAAAGGACTGGATTTGGTGCTGATGTGTGTTGGTCATTTTGATTATGAGGTAGCAGAAATTACATTCAATTTGTGGTATCGCCTAAGTGAGGATCTCTTTCAACGCTATAATGATAAGTTAACATCACATTTTAAGCCACATATTGAACGGCTCTTGGGTGCGCTTTACCGTCATGCACAAATGGACGCTGATCACGATGGATTGATTGACGAACACGATAGTTTTAATGTAAGTGTGCAATAATTGTTTATgggtgaaaaatattaatttggaaatatttttcaacaggATTTCCGACGCAAAGTGTCTGATTTAATCAAGGATGTAGCTTTCATTGTCGGTTCGGGTGCGTGCTTTAAACAAATGTTCCTTATATTACAAGCGCCGAATACAACGTGGGAGTCGACCGAATCCGCTTTGTTTATTATGCAAAATGTTGCCAAAAACATTATACCGTAAGTTGACAAatattcatttcatattttacaattactaaaataattttttatcattttttttctaGTGATGAGAACGAAGTTATCCCCAAAGTTGTAGAGGCCATACTAAATTTGCCCGATAATACGCACATTGCGGTACGTTACACCTCAATCATGTTGCTGGGCGAACTCTGCGATTGGATCGAAAATCATGCGGAGTCGCTGCAAGCCGTACTCAACTTTCTACTCTATTCACTGCAACAGAAGAACGGCTTAGCCGCAGCCGCAGCGATAGCGCTCACATCCATCTGTGCCGCCTGCCGACAGAAAATGGTGTGCCACATCAGCGGTCTTGTCGAGATTGCACGTAGTCTTGATAGCTTTGAAATCAATAATGATTTAGCGATTGGACTCTTAAAAGGCATTTCGTTAATACTATCACGGCTGCATCACACACAACTGGAGACATCGATGCGTGAGATTATTTCCTTTCAATTGCAGCCATTAGCACTAATGGTGGAGAGCACAACTGCCACATTGGGTAGCGTACAGAAGGGTGAACGCACCGATCCCGCCTATTGGATTGATCGCGCTTGTGCCGTTATACGTCACACGAATCCGGACATTGCCGACGGTGAACTGCATCCCACTGTGCAGATACTAACTGATGCCTGGCCATTGTTATCACAAGTGATGGTTAAATATCAAACCGATGTACGCATTATGGAGCGTACATGCCGACTCATACGCTACGGTGTGCGTATGGTACGCAAACAGGCATCGGTTTTGGTTGAGCCATTGGTCAAGCAAATGATTTGTATATATGCGCTGCATCATCACAGTTGTTTCTTGTATCTCGGCTCGGTGCTAGTCGATGAATTCGCCAAAGCCGGTGAATGTATACCAGGTGAGTGTAGATTTGTTATGTAACATAACCTTCATGTACTTAATTGCAATTTCACTAATATTTGCACAGGTCTCTTGGAAATGCTGAAAGCATTCATTGAACCCACCTTTAGTATGTTACGTGTGGAGAACGGTCTCAAAAACAACCCAGATACTGTGGATGACTTCTTTCGCCTGTGTTCGCGCTTTATCGAATGCTGTCCTGTACCTTTTCTGCAGAGCACACTCGTCACACCGATTTTCCAGTGCGCTCTACTCGCCTGCACGCTCGATCATCGGGAGGCCAATTCATCGGTGATGAAATTCTTTTGCAATCTCTTGAAATGGGGACGCAGTTCAAATCAACGCCATCCCGAATGTCGCCCTTTGGTAAAAGAGATAGCCGAGCAAAATGGCGCAGCATTAATTCTAAATCTAATACATGCATCCGTATACTGTCTGCACTCGTATATGTTGTCCGATGTCGCCGATGTGATATATGAGCTGAAATCGGTGGAAACTAACGAGCACATGCACACGTACATCAGCACGGCACTCGATGCTTTGCCCAAGCGCAATAGTGGTGGCTATGTGACGGCAACGCAACAGCAATTGGACGATTTCACTGCCGCAGTGTTAAGGTAGGTCGTTAAAACACtcaaaacttgaaaattaaaatttacaaatatttttttttttctctttctagCAGTGCCAGCACGCCGAAGACAATAACCGTAGCGCTGAAGAATTTCACACGCTTGTACCGCTAATTACAGCTTaaattaaatgcatataaaCGAATATACTCGTAACTATGTATAACAGcaaatattatgtatttatatatatgtatgtatattttttgcatacttaaatgtatttaacgaaattttagaatttgttaAACTCCAACATAATGTAAATGTTGAAATTCCAAtgcggaatttttttttttataaagtcaaTTTAAGACGACTGACCATACAACAgcgatgtgtgtatgtaatatcTTATATTTAATTAGTTCATTTAACTAACCatggattttattttataaaatcacacaatatatatgtacaaagcaATTTCAATGTAACAACTTGaattatacatacaaaaaaaaaaatgaatatacatacatatatagtataatatatgtatatgtatattttttgcccAGCAAACCCAAACCGTCTATATATGGcggtttataattaaatttgagtaaaaaagaaaatgttagcGTGTGTTAATAGTGAACAGGTTTAGCTAGTAGTGGCGTAGTTTATATTTTAGCAGAATGCAAATCAAAAAACCTACAAATACAAATGtaatcattaaaattaatacattgaaattttgtgttaaataaaaaatgacggAACAGGaccaaattttacttttcatttttcttttccttAGAAATAAGGcaatgcgcatgcgcaaatTTCAGCTTTAAGTTacttgtaaaagaaaaaatatacatacattttttaggTTAGGAATTTTAGACATAAAATTGcttacttaaaacaaaaaaacggcaACTTCGGCTACACTGAAGCTATTACAACCTTCCcagttgcatttcttatagcatagaGGGTATAAGAAGATATCTTTATTTTGATCCGATCCGATTGACCCGAtctgtataatttttttcaataatccaTGTCGAATTTCGATAAGATATCTTATCCCTACAAGGTCTTGATTTCTTGAGCTCTTGATACAGTGATCCAACATCGgcggtatctcaaaaactaattggCGTATACACAGATGGACGACATAACCATTCCTATGACCGTCTGGTCAACGTTTTCGTAGCCGGAACGGCCCCGGATTTCTTATCCGGTCACGGACTGTCAACTCGGAAGAATTctgccgttacaacaacaacatggaaGACATTTCTTAATCGGCTCAGCtcttgttattgctgttgtaacGTTTATCAAGTCCCCCTTAGAGTGATAACCTTTAGATAAGTTGCCACCGCGGTTATCCAACGGTAGACCCAGATAGCGTGCTGTCTCGACGGGTTTCTACGGCCGAAGTCACTTAACGGAAAACGCAAGAAAATATCTCGAGGTTTGGGCAAAGATAAAACAGTctcctgaaatattttttctcaaatccCGGTTTATTTATGTTGC carries:
- the LOC105228736 gene encoding transportin-3 isoform X2 — protein: MEAAPTAELVYQGICTLFHNSNPKEKEKANKWLEDFQKSIYSWTIADELLQQKRDLHSCYFAAQTMRNKIQNSFNELPPSSHESLRDSLIVHIGQITNDTDAVIVTQLSLAVADLALLMAAWKQPIIDLLELLSPQAQSVWPLLEILTLLPEEIDSRYLRLGSNRREEIHKQLDAAAPKVLEFLCICLQRSDGHQERLLNCTLRCFSAWVAVQAIPMHHFTENPVGQKVFQLLSSAETSRKLHDTCTECLCALLSCLEASTSRYKLDPTIEAQIFNAVCSLETAYHISVAHEDIDKTMNYCRIFTVLCEAFFYEMLSNEEVPHYSIKGLDLVLMCVGHFDYEVAEITFNLWYRLSEDLFQRYNDKLTSHFKPHIERLLGALYRHAQMDADHDGLIDEHDSFNDFRRKVSDLIKDVAFIVGSGACFKQMFLILQAPNTTWESTESALFIMQNVAKNIIPDENEVIPKVVEAILNLPDNTHIAVRYTSIMLLGELCDWIENHAESLQAVLNFLLYSLQQKNGLAAAAAIALTSICAACRQKMVCHISGLVEIARSLDSFEINNDLAIGLLKGISLILSRLHHTQLETSMREIISFQLQPLALMVESTTATLGSVQKGERTDPAYWIDRACAVIRHTNPDIADGELHPTVQILTDAWPLLSQVMVKYQTDVRIMERTCRLIRYGVRMVRKQASVLVEPLVKQMICIYALHHHSCFLYLGSVLVDEFAKAGECIPGLLEMLKAFIEPTFSMLRVENGLKNNPDTVDDFFRLCSRFIECCPVPFLQSTLVTPIFQCALLACTLDHREANSSVMKFFCNLLKWGRSSNQRHPECRPLVKEIAEQNGAALILNLIHASVYCLHSYMLSDVADVIYELKSVETNEHMHTYISTALDALPKRNSGGYVTATQQQLDDFTAAVLSASTPKTITVALKNFTRLYR
- the LOC105228736 gene encoding transportin-3 isoform X1; translated protein: MEAAPTAELVYQGICTLFHNSNPKEKEKANKWLEDFQKSIYSWTIADELLQQKRDLHSCYFAAQTMRNKIQNSFNELPPSSHESLRDSLIVHIGQITNDTDAVIVTQLSLAVADLALLMAAWKQPIIDLLELLSPQAQSVWPLLEILTLLPEEIDSRYLRLGSNRREEIHKQLDAAAPKVLEFLCICLQRSDGHQERLLNCTLRCFSAWVAVQAIPMHHFTENPVGQKVFQLLSSAETSRKLHDTCTECLCALLSCLEASTSRYKLDPTIEAQIFNAVCSLETAYHISVAHEDIDKTMNYCRIFTVLCEAFFYEMLSNEEVPHYSIKGLDLVLMCVGHFDYEVAEITFNLWYRLSEDLFQRYNDKLTSHFKPHIERLLGALYRHAQMDADHDGLIDEHDSFNDFRRKVSDLIKDVAFIVGSGACFKQMFLILQAPNTTWESTESALFIMQNVAKNIIPDENEVIPKVVEAILNLPDNTHIAVRYTSIMLLGELCDWIENHAESLQAVLNFLLYSLQQKNGLAAAAAIALTSICAACRQKMVCHISGLVEIARSLDSFEINNDLAIGLLKGISLILSRLHHTQLETSMREIISFQLQPLALMVESTTATLGSVQKGERTDPAYWIDRACAVIRHTNPDIADGELHPTVQILTDAWPLLSQVMVKYQTDVRIMERTCRLIRYGVRMVRKQASVLVEPLVKQMICIYALHHHSCFLYLGSVLVDEFAKAGECIPGLLEMLKAFIEPTFSMLRVENGLKNNPDTVDDFFRLCSRFIECCPVPFLQSTLVTPIFQCALLACTLDHREANSSVMKFFCNLLKWGRSSNQRHPECRPLVKEIAEQNGAALILNLIHASVYCLHSYMLSDVADVIYELKSVETNEHMHTYISTALDALPKRNSGGYVTATQQQLDDFTAAVLSSASTPKTITVALKNFTRLYR
- the LOC125775345 gene encoding tubulin-specific chaperone D-like codes for the protein MLQCEELKDDEGPSNTLEQFTELEQVLEMIDCMKACDAPGFEKDYEQYTEILSRYQEQPHLLDPHLNVLLERLLAKVHNRALSEGEIHAAFKYMYIITKVRTYKVLVKFLPHELTDLEFALEMLERQNPNEYNHWETRYMLLLWMSILVLNPFHMSRLDAYATKPSEPASSGNCIDTTQMLNHTNVHSKSKMERIFDLCQLYSATNDTCSNIAAYLAAKYLVRADIKDIYLERYLDWVMSQHQSETGDAKFGELAAVSAILKHGKREDLLPYADKLLKWIVGLQYKDSNDFLKYKCYIKIVQRIGLVYLKPRLAGWRYKRGTRSLAMNLNKSTNAAANESASGNEPDTDNADGDGEEIIVPDAIEEVIEELLQALRSGGSDIRWSAAK